TGGGGAATCGGGGGCGAATAGTAGGCCACGAGCTGTTTTTCGAAGTCCTCCCGGGGGATGAAGTTCTTGATGAAGGGCGAACGGATTCCCGCGGGGCAGATACAGTTGGCCCGAAGTCCGCGAGAGGCGAATTCGAGGGCCACGGACCGCGTGAAGTTCACCATTCCGGCCTTCGACGCACAGTAGTGCGCGGCGTAGGCCTGCCCGCGCAGGCCCGCGATGGAACCCACGTTCACGATGACGCCGCCGGGCGAGGCGAGCAGGTGGGGGAGCGCCGCTTTCGTCGTGTAGAACACACCGGTCATGTTCACCCCGAGAACCCGCTGCCACTCTTCCGGTTCGATTTCCTCGAGCCGGGCGCTGCGGCCCGCGCCCGCCGCGTTCACGAGGATGTGGAGAGCCCCGAAAGCAGCCACGGCCTTTTCCACCGCGCTGCGAACCTCCTCCCAGACGGAGACGTCGCAAACCGCGCCTTGCGCCACCCCACCCGCACCCTCGATGGCCTCGATCGTCTCCCGGAGCCCCTTCCCGTCGATGTCCACGCCGAACACCCTGGCACCTTCCTCCGCGAAAAGGCGTGCCGTGGCCCGGCCCACGCCGGAACCCGCACCGGTCACGAAAAGCACCCGCTCGCGAAAACGCATCACGCCTCCCGCTCCCCGCTCCGCCGCCAGACCTCGGCGATTTCCGTCGAATCGACCACGGCAGCGAGAAGTCGAATCGTGTTCTCGAGCACGGCTTCTGCGTATGCCTCGGGCGTGCCGGCGACACAATCCCGCGGCACCACGACCGAGTAGCCGCAGTTGACGGCTTCGATGGTGGTGCCGAGAATCCCGACGTTCAGCGAAACGCCCGTGACCACGACCGTCTCGACGCCCAGGTTTCTCAGGAGCGCGTCGAGCTCGCTCGCGTGGAAGGGGCTCACCCCGTGCATGCGTGCGAGGACGAACTCGCCCTCGCGAGGGGCCAGCGGTGCCACGATCGCCTGACGGGGGGAACCGGGGACGAGCGGAGGGCTCTTGCGGCTCGCGGCAAGAAGTGGGCAGTTCGCCCGCGAGCCGGCGCCGTCCTCGCGGCGCGAGGTGGTGAGGTGAAAGACGGGGACGTGGGCCTGCGAGGCCGCCTCCCGCAACCGCGCGAGATTGTCGAGGAGCCCGCGACGTTCCACGGCTTCGCGGAGCGCGGGGAAAGCCGCCTCGCGGCCCACGATGCCCTCCTGGCACTCGAAGAGCAGCAGTGCCGTGGACTCCGGACGGAGCGCGCGAGCGAGATCGAAGGGCATCCGATTCAGAAGGGAATCCCGTACAGGACCGACGCGTTCTCCCCCAGGATGCGTTCCTTCGAGCGCCGGGAGAGGTCGTTGCGCTCCGCGATCAGCTTGACCGTGTTCGGGAACTTGCAGTCCCAGTGGTAGTAGTCCGACGCGTAGACGATCTTGTGGTCGCCGCACACTTTGGCCACGTAGCCGAGCATCTGTTCGTCGGGGTCGCAACCGATGAAGCAGTTGCCGTCGAGAAAGTACTCGCTCGGCTTGCGGTCGATGTTCGGCGCCTGCTCGGGCATGAGCTCGTAGTGCTCGTCGAGTCGCTCGAGCCAGAAGGGAAGCCAGCCGCAACCCGATTCCATGAAGGCGACACGCAGCTTCGGAAAGCGGTGGAGAATCCCGCCCACGGTGAAACAGTCGAGCGCGATCATGTTGCCGAGGGGGTGGGTGATGGCGTGGACTTCGAGCCGCGTGCGGAAGCGGTCGACGGCGATCGGGTACTGGTCGGGGGCCTGCCCGCCGCCGTGGACGCAGACGGCGGCCCCGAGCCTTTCGGCCTCGGCCCACACGACGTCGAAAGACGGGTCGTCGAGATTTTTGTCCCGGATGTGCTGCGGCGTCACCATCCCCACGAGCCCGAGCTCCGTCACCGCGCGCCTGAGCTCGGCAGCCGCCGCTTCGGGGTCGATCATGGGAAGTTTCGCCACGGCCTTGATCCGGTCCGGCGCATGGCGGCAGAACTCGGCCTTCGCGTCGTTCATCGTCCGGCAAAGCGCGACCGCGAAGTCGCGATCGAGCATCGCCCACTCCTCGCCGGCGCCGCCGGGAAAGGTGACCGTGACATCGATCCCTTCGAGGTCCATGTCGCGCAGGCGTTCCTCCGGGTCGTACATTCCCGGGCGCATCTCGAAGTCGTCGCCTCTCCGGGCCGTCCCGCCGCCGGGAAGCGTGAGCCGCCCGTAGTGCTCCGCGCACCTTTGCCGGAAGCGTTCCATCGTCTCCCGGAACTCCGGGGGGATTTTCTCTCTCCAGTTCTTCGCCTCACCCCCGTGGCCGTCCGCGTCGATCACCCGGAATCCGTACCTGCCCATGGTTTTCTTCCTCCTCGTTGCCCTTTTTCGCTTGCCGCGTCCTCTTCCTCACGCGATGGAAAACACCCCTCGAGCCAGAGCACCCTGCCGCAGGTCCCCGATCGCCGTCTCGAACTCCTCGAGCCGATAGCGGCGCGTGACGAGCTCGTCGATCTTCAGTCGCCCGGAGAGATAGAGGTCGGCGAGGACGGGGAAGTCCCGCCGCGGCCGGGCCGTTCCGTACCGGCAGCCGAGGATGGCCTTGTTCTGGTAGAGCGCCTGGACGACGAAGTCGACCGAAGACCCGATCTTGGGAACCCCCACGATCACGAGAGAGCCACCCGGGGCGAGACACTCGAGAGCTTGCCGGATCACGGCCGTGTTCCCCACGGCTTCGAAGGCGTAGTCCACGCCGCCTCCCGTGAAGTCGCGGATGGCTGCGACCGGGTCGTCCCGGGAGGCGTCGACGGTGTGCGTCGCCCCGAAGCGCCGGGCCCACTCGAGCTTGTGGGGAAGGACGTCCACAGCGACGATTTTCGAGGCGCCCGAGAGAACGCCGCCCTGGATGCAGTTGAGCCCGATGCCGCCGGCACCGAAGACCGCCATCGTGGCTCCGACCTCCACTCGCGCCCGGTTCACGACGGCTCCCACGCCCGTCATGATGCCGCAGCCGATGAGAGCCGCGCACTCGAAAGGCACGCGCGAGTCGATCGGGATGGCGCTCTGCTCGAGAACGACGGTGCTCTCGCA
This Candidatus Binatia bacterium DNA region includes the following protein-coding sequences:
- a CDS encoding alcohol dehydrogenase; translation: MLAVVYSGPEEPARLEEVTLEEPGPGEVQVRLRAAGLCHSDLSVVERQIPYPTPVVLGHEGAGVVEKRGPGVTSVREGDTVVLSTLAHCGRCSACEVGRPTECRNAPRFRQPFRMGERRLYQFANTSAFCESTVVLEQSAIPIDSRVPFECAALIGCGIMTGVGAVVNRARVEVGATMAVFGAGGIGLNCIQGGVLSGASKIVAVDVLPHKLEWARRFGATHTVDASRDDPVAAIRDFTGGGVDYAFEAVGNTAVIRQALECLAPGGSLVIVGVPKIGSSVDFVVQALYQNKAILGCRYGTARPRRDFPVLADLYLSGRLKIDELVTRRYRLEEFETAIGDLRQGALARGVFSIA
- a CDS encoding isochorismatase, translating into MPFDLARALRPESTALLLFECQEGIVGREAAFPALREAVERRGLLDNLARLREAASQAHVPVFHLTTSRREDGAGSRANCPLLAASRKSPPLVPGSPRQAIVAPLAPREGEFVLARMHGVSPFHASELDALLRNLGVETVVVTGVSLNVGILGTTIEAVNCGYSVVVPRDCVAGTPEAYAEAVLENTIRLLAAVVDSTEIAEVWRRSGEREA
- a CDS encoding amidohydrolase; this encodes MGRYGFRVIDADGHGGEAKNWREKIPPEFRETMERFRQRCAEHYGRLTLPGGGTARRGDDFEMRPGMYDPEERLRDMDLEGIDVTVTFPGGAGEEWAMLDRDFAVALCRTMNDAKAEFCRHAPDRIKAVAKLPMIDPEAAAAELRRAVTELGLVGMVTPQHIRDKNLDDPSFDVVWAEAERLGAAVCVHGGGQAPDQYPIAVDRFRTRLEVHAITHPLGNMIALDCFTVGGILHRFPKLRVAFMESGCGWLPFWLERLDEHYELMPEQAPNIDRKPSEYFLDGNCFIGCDPDEQMLGYVAKVCGDHKIVYASDYYHWDCKFPNTVKLIAERNDLSRRSKERILGENASVLYGIPF
- a CDS encoding oxidoreductase, yielding MRFRERVLFVTGAGSGVGRATARLFAEEGARVFGVDIDGKGLRETIEAIEGAGGVAQGAVCDVSVWEEVRSAVEKAVAAFGALHILVNAAGAGRSARLEEIEPEEWQRVLGVNMTGVFYTTKAALPHLLASPGGVIVNVGSIAGLRGQAYAAHYCASKAGMVNFTRSVALEFASRGLRANCICPAGIRSPFIKNFIPREDFEKQLVAYYSPPIPHQTWPPEDVAKKIAFLASDDAKMMNGAVLVADGGTLA